A single Anatilimnocola floriformis DNA region contains:
- the tssA gene encoding type VI secretion system protein TssA has product MPTPPVIDAALLLAPIPGDNPAGAALRSSAPEFDEINKLLPQQDKGVSEGIESARPGEWRAMIDKCSAGLKNKSKDLRFAGRLIQALTNRHGFAGLRDGLLFTNSLINEYWDTLNPLPDEDTGDLESRVSPLLALCRETEAPIWIREVPLTNNPAPMDGDDSKRVPVTYNLHVLINEKKSDSALPFAAGMAKVIGSTPAAFLISSHEDIVGAAEALEAFKDATNDRFGRDVAPDVTKVREALALCKNRIESICKSRGISLTAQAAVAETSDESESSSEETSTMSNGNGHAGPIRNRAEALNRLREIADFLKQAEPHSPVSYLINRAITWSEMPFEKLLLELVTDDAARERINTTLGIKPDAYGSSDSSYDSGSGYSEEQQ; this is encoded by the coding sequence GTGCCCACACCACCCGTCATCGATGCCGCATTACTGCTGGCTCCGATACCTGGCGACAACCCCGCCGGCGCGGCGCTCCGCTCCAGCGCGCCCGAGTTTGACGAAATCAACAAGCTCCTGCCGCAACAGGACAAAGGGGTCAGCGAAGGGATCGAATCGGCCAGACCTGGCGAATGGCGGGCCATGATCGACAAGTGCTCGGCCGGTTTGAAGAACAAGAGCAAAGACCTGCGCTTCGCCGGTCGCTTGATTCAAGCTCTCACGAATCGCCACGGCTTCGCTGGTTTGCGTGATGGTCTGCTGTTCACCAACAGTTTGATCAATGAATATTGGGATACGCTCAATCCCCTGCCCGACGAAGACACGGGCGATCTCGAATCGCGCGTCAGCCCGCTGCTGGCCCTCTGCCGCGAGACCGAAGCGCCGATCTGGATTCGTGAGGTCCCGCTCACGAACAACCCCGCGCCGATGGATGGCGACGACAGTAAGCGAGTGCCGGTTACTTACAACCTGCACGTGCTGATCAACGAAAAGAAGTCCGACAGCGCACTTCCCTTTGCCGCCGGCATGGCCAAGGTGATCGGCAGCACGCCGGCGGCCTTTTTGATCTCGTCGCACGAAGACATCGTCGGCGCTGCCGAAGCGCTCGAGGCCTTCAAAGATGCGACGAACGATCGCTTTGGCCGCGATGTGGCGCCGGACGTAACCAAGGTTCGCGAAGCGCTCGCCCTGTGCAAAAACCGGATCGAAAGCATCTGCAAGAGTCGCGGCATTTCGCTCACGGCTCAGGCAGCCGTGGCGGAAACCAGCGACGAATCGGAAAGCTCCAGCGAGGAAACTTCGACCATGAGCAACGGCAACGGTCATGCGGGCCCCATCCGCAATCGGGCCGAAGCCCTGAATCGATTGCGCGAGATCGCCGACTTTTTGAAGCAAGCCGAACCGCACAGCCCCGTGTCGTACCTGATCAACCGGGCGATCACTTGGAGCGAAATGCCGTTCGAGAAGCTGCTGTTAGAACTTGTCACCGACGACGCTGCCCGCGAACGAATCAACACCACGCTCGGCATCAAACCCGACGCCTATGGCTCGTCCGACAGCAGTTACGACAGTGGTAGCGGTTATTCCGAGGAGCAGCAGTAA
- a CDS encoding sigma-70 family RNA polymerase sigma factor, which translates to MTLAKHQIDQLVFTHQGLVRAIARGIHRSLPPFMELDDLISYGQLGLMQAAADFDPDRGVQFSTFAYHRIRGAILDGTSQMSWARRVTTCRQKYDRLANDTLATDAADTAGEKSADTGDQAAWLQDTSAQLSVVFLLSHASEEGREAPHLEDASARAPFQDLLDDELKANLHALLAELPEESRSLLQSAYFEGLTLKEAGEKLGISKAWASRLHARALGQLARGLRRLQVSD; encoded by the coding sequence ATGACGCTGGCCAAGCATCAGATCGATCAACTCGTCTTCACCCATCAAGGTTTGGTGCGAGCGATTGCCCGCGGCATTCATCGCAGCTTGCCGCCGTTCATGGAACTCGACGATTTGATCTCCTACGGCCAACTCGGCTTGATGCAAGCCGCTGCCGATTTCGATCCCGACCGTGGGGTGCAGTTCTCGACGTTTGCCTACCATCGCATTCGCGGTGCGATTCTGGACGGCACTTCGCAAATGTCGTGGGCCCGCCGCGTCACTACCTGCCGGCAAAAATACGACCGCCTGGCCAACGACACTCTCGCGACCGATGCCGCCGACACGGCTGGCGAAAAATCGGCCGATACGGGCGATCAGGCCGCGTGGTTGCAAGACACCAGCGCCCAGCTTAGCGTCGTCTTTTTACTGAGCCATGCGTCGGAAGAAGGTCGCGAAGCGCCGCACCTGGAAGATGCTTCCGCTCGCGCGCCATTCCAAGATTTACTCGATGATGAGCTCAAGGCCAACTTACACGCCCTGCTGGCGGAACTTCCCGAAGAATCGCGCTCGCTGCTGCAGAGTGCGTATTTCGAAGGACTGACATTGAAGGAAGCCGGTGAGAAGCTTGGTATCAGCAAAGCCTGGGCAAGCCGATTGCACGCACGGGCGCTAGGACAACTCGCACGCGGATTGCGCCGCCTCCAGGTTTCGGATTAA
- a CDS encoding type VI secretion system protein, with protein sequence MINHILNVISYPFQLVFMTPAALVGASSWFRGVSLAMRVAIVVFLFMLLFTVISAAYQFLGIDPTNADRGSWLRQSFVPSIVLMFLTPPVVYVAVRFWLEGSVSRFPDIDAAWKEGIAALEGAGISLTNTPVFLVLGARDEKQMRSLMRSTSIKFAVQGEPQGNNKPLHFYAAIDEKIAGVEDKLTAVYIFAVDCCRSSKLHQLGFTEVGRSRFNVEDTVRAGEGIRGTMVSGSDKPGVSSGTTVGNAPNDSMRGTSVGSSPPPATLSRAQLAGTMMPGGGGASTMHAGASDAGTGVAILSKQESAYQAARLEYLCTLISRAREPLCPLNGVMTVTPFQMLRRGDEQCRQLAGAVREDLRIVQQSTRLRCPVVSLIGGMEHERGFIELIRRVGTSRARDQRLGSSFKTWNPPTIERLQQLATNSCGSFEDNIYALFKEEDGYNKPGNDRLYSLICKTRGKFIEGLEFFLTDAYGLQDIRETDGSRPMLFCGCYFAATGEVEGAAGFLRSLFDQKLYMLEQDNLQWTETALRDDAGYHTWARVGMLLSGALVVGLIGVFMYTKFLR encoded by the coding sequence ATGATCAACCACATCCTGAACGTTATCAGCTATCCCTTCCAACTCGTCTTCATGACCCCGGCTGCGCTCGTGGGCGCGTCGAGTTGGTTTCGGGGCGTGTCGCTGGCCATGCGCGTGGCGATTGTGGTTTTCTTGTTCATGTTGTTGTTCACGGTCATCTCGGCCGCGTATCAATTTTTGGGGATCGATCCCACCAACGCCGATCGCGGCTCTTGGTTGCGACAGTCATTCGTGCCGTCGATCGTGCTCATGTTTCTCACGCCGCCGGTCGTTTATGTCGCCGTGCGGTTTTGGCTCGAAGGCTCGGTCTCGCGATTCCCCGATATCGATGCAGCTTGGAAAGAAGGCATCGCGGCGCTCGAAGGGGCCGGCATTTCGCTGACGAACACGCCGGTCTTTTTGGTGCTCGGCGCCCGCGACGAAAAACAGATGCGCTCGCTGATGCGCTCGACATCGATCAAATTCGCCGTTCAAGGCGAGCCGCAGGGCAACAACAAGCCGCTCCACTTTTATGCCGCCATCGATGAGAAGATCGCCGGCGTCGAAGACAAACTGACCGCAGTCTATATTTTCGCCGTCGATTGCTGCCGGTCGAGCAAACTGCATCAGCTCGGTTTCACCGAAGTGGGCCGCAGCCGATTCAATGTCGAAGATACCGTTCGCGCCGGCGAAGGAATTCGCGGCACGATGGTATCGGGTAGCGACAAGCCGGGAGTATCGAGCGGCACGACGGTTGGCAACGCGCCGAACGACTCGATGCGTGGCACTTCGGTCGGCAGCAGTCCTCCACCGGCTACACTTTCGCGCGCTCAACTGGCCGGCACCATGATGCCCGGCGGTGGTGGCGCTTCAACGATGCACGCCGGCGCAAGCGATGCGGGTACCGGCGTGGCGATCCTTTCCAAACAAGAATCCGCCTACCAGGCCGCCCGGCTCGAATACCTCTGCACGCTCATTTCCCGCGCTCGCGAACCGCTCTGCCCGCTAAACGGTGTGATGACGGTCACGCCGTTCCAAATGCTCCGCCGTGGCGACGAGCAATGCCGGCAGTTGGCCGGCGCGGTGCGTGAGGATCTGCGCATTGTGCAGCAGAGCACGCGACTCCGCTGCCCCGTGGTGTCGCTGATCGGCGGCATGGAGCACGAGCGCGGCTTCATCGAACTCATCCGTCGCGTCGGCACCTCGCGAGCTCGCGATCAACGCCTGGGCTCGAGTTTCAAGACTTGGAATCCGCCGACGATCGAACGTCTGCAACAACTGGCAACCAATTCTTGCGGCTCGTTCGAGGACAATATTTACGCCCTGTTCAAGGAAGAGGACGGCTACAACAAGCCCGGCAACGACCGCTTGTATAGCTTGATCTGCAAGACCCGCGGCAAGTTCATCGAAGGGCTCGAGTTCTTCTTAACAGACGCCTACGGCCTGCAGGACATTCGCGAGACCGACGGTTCGCGGCCGATGCTCTTCTGCGGCTGCTACTTCGCCGCCACCGGCGAAGTTGAAGGTGCCGCTGGCTTCTTGCGGAGCCTGTTCGATCAAAAGCTCTATATGCTCGAGCAGGACAACCTGCAGTGGACCGAAACCGCGCTCCGCGACGATGCCGGCTACCACACCTGGGCCCGCGTCGGCATGCTGCTCAGCGGCGCACTGGTGGTCGGCCTGATCGGCGTGTTTATGTATACGAAGTTCCTGCGGTAA
- a CDS encoding DotU family type IV/VI secretion system protein → MTPRFAKAVDPVFAYVLDLFDRIDRGQKVNALEEKARIAAQLQTAGTMLSESDEWSRYAKYALIAWIDSELATVREWEGRDWWLSNSLEIDYHGQGLANHDFYARANEAGRLGSKDALEVFYICVVLGFRGFYENANTEDRMRIIESLQLPPDLKTWTKRQSQAIRLQQDRPAISDTSKQADFAPPLDGEQTLLGTAVMFAIIAAVCLPLIYILLQ, encoded by the coding sequence ATGACACCACGCTTCGCCAAAGCCGTTGATCCTGTCTTTGCCTACGTCCTCGATCTGTTCGACCGGATCGATCGTGGCCAGAAGGTAAACGCGCTCGAAGAAAAGGCTCGCATCGCTGCGCAACTGCAAACCGCGGGAACGATGCTTAGCGAATCGGACGAATGGTCTCGCTACGCGAAGTATGCACTCATCGCCTGGATCGATTCCGAACTGGCGACCGTCCGTGAATGGGAGGGTCGCGATTGGTGGCTGTCGAACTCCTTGGAGATCGACTACCACGGCCAAGGCCTGGCGAATCACGATTTTTACGCCCGCGCGAACGAAGCGGGCCGACTCGGCAGCAAAGATGCACTCGAAGTTTTCTATATCTGCGTCGTTCTCGGCTTCCGCGGCTTTTACGAAAACGCCAATACCGAAGACCGCATGCGAATCATCGAGAGCCTGCAACTGCCACCCGATTTGAAAACCTGGACCAAACGGCAATCACAGGCCATCCGTCTGCAACAAGACCGGCCTGCGATTTCGGATACCAGCAAACAAGCCGACTTTGCGCCGCCACTCGATGGCGAACAAACGTTGCTCGGCACGGCGGTGATGTTTGCGATTATTGCCGCCGTTTGTTTGCCGCTCATTTACATCCTGCTGCAGTAA